A single window of Gemmatimonadota bacterium DNA harbors:
- a CDS encoding sigma-54 dependent transcriptional regulator has product MQMGQGRCLQFNFPGGMMQYKILIVDDDPAARYGLKRALAALGCEIVEAEDGEAGLAAVAQNNPDLLICDIQMPKMDGLTLVKRLADQGDARPVIVITAYGSERVAVEAMKAGAYDYLSKPYDVDELRCLVENVLETVRLRRENETLRNEIRQQSGFGLLIGRSRAMEGVYDLIGKVAATDAGVLISGESGTGKELVARAIHEQSGRKARPFVAVNAAALPTELIESELFGHERGAFTGATARRQGKFELADGGTLFLDEIGDMHIETQAKLLRVLEEKQFERLGGSETVTVDVRIISATNKDLPAEIVEGRFREDLFYRLKVVDIFLPPLRDRREDIPLLVQHFLARFNDQHGKAMTDVPPDVMKMLMVYAWPGNIRELMHAVERAVIFSDGSELRRDLLPQEVRGVESVERSESVWRDGVFFQDAKQEVVQSFEVAFIRSALEYYEGNISRTAPAIGMKRQALQQKLKEHGIDPGIYR; this is encoded by the coding sequence ATGCAGATGGGACAGGGGCGGTGTTTGCAGTTCAACTTCCCGGGGGGGATGATGCAGTATAAAATTCTGATTGTGGATGATGACCCTGCGGCGCGGTACGGGTTGAAGCGGGCACTCGCGGCGCTGGGGTGTGAGATTGTCGAAGCAGAGGACGGCGAGGCGGGGCTGGCGGCTGTGGCGCAGAACAATCCCGATTTGCTGATTTGCGATATCCAGATGCCAAAGATGGATGGGTTGACGCTGGTGAAGCGGTTGGCTGATCAGGGGGATGCGCGGCCGGTTATTGTGATTACGGCGTATGGGTCGGAGCGGGTTGCGGTGGAGGCGATGAAGGCGGGTGCGTACGATTATTTGAGCAAGCCCTACGATGTGGATGAGTTGCGCTGTCTGGTGGAGAATGTGCTGGAGACGGTGCGGTTGCGGCGGGAGAATGAGACGCTTCGCAATGAGATCCGGCAGCAGTCGGGGTTCGGTTTGCTGATTGGTCGCAGCCGCGCAATGGAGGGGGTCTATGATTTGATCGGGAAGGTGGCTGCGACCGATGCGGGGGTGCTGATTAGCGGGGAGAGCGGTACGGGTAAGGAGTTGGTCGCGCGGGCGATTCACGAGCAGAGCGGGCGAAAGGCGCGGCCTTTTGTGGCGGTGAATGCGGCGGCGTTGCCGACGGAGTTGATCGAGAGCGAGTTGTTCGGGCATGAGAGGGGTGCGTTTACCGGGGCGACTGCGCGACGGCAGGGCAAGTTTGAGCTTGCGGATGGGGGGACGCTATTTTTGGACGAGATCGGCGATATGCATATCGAGACGCAGGCGAAGTTGTTGCGCGTGCTGGAGGAGAAACAGTTTGAGCGGCTGGGCGGTTCGGAGACGGTGACGGTGGATGTTCGGATTATCAGCGCGACGAATAAGGATTTGCCAGCGGAGATAGTGGAAGGACGGTTTCGGGAGGATCTTTTTTATCGCTTGAAGGTGGTGGATATTTTTTTGCCGCCACTGCGGGATCGGCGCGAGGATATTCCGCTGCTCGTTCAACATTTTTTGGCGCGTTTTAATGATCAGCACGGCAAGGCGATGACGGATGTGCCGCCAGATGTGATGAAGATGCTGATGGTGTATGCCTGGCCGGGCAATATACGGGAGTTGATGCATGCGGTCGAGCGGGCGGTTATTTTTTCGGATGGGTCTGAGTTGCGTCGCGATTTGCTTCCTCAGGAGGTTCGGGGTGTTGAGTCTGTGGAGCGTTCTGAGTCTGTTTGGCGGGATGGGGTGTTTTTTCAAGATGCAAAGCAGGAGGTTGTGCAGTCTTTTGAGGTTGCGTTTATTCGGTCTGCATTGGAATACTACGAGGGCAATATTAGCCGCACAG